In the genome of Streptomyces sp. Tu 3180, the window TCGGATGGTGCCGTGTCGTCCCGGGGAATTGTGCGGAGGGTGATCAACGGCTCACGCGGGGCCACACGCCTGGCGTCGCTCCCGGCCCGGGTCGCAGAATCGGCCGATGGAACCCGTCACGCTCACCACCGACCGCCTCCTGCTGCGCGCGGTCGGCCCGCAGGACACCGGCGCGGTGTACGCCGCCTGCCAGGACCCCGACATCCAGCGCTGGACCACGATCCCCTCCCCCTACCTGCCGGAGCACGCGCGGGGCTTCACGGAGCAGATGGCCCCGGACGGCTGGGCGAACGGTTCGATGTTCACCTTCGGCGTTTTCCTCCCCTCCCGGGACCTCGTGGGGATGCTCGGCATCACCCCGCGCTCCCTCGGCGTGGGCGAGATCGGCTTCTGGGGGACGAAGGAGCACCGCGGCAACGGCTACATCACCGAGGCCGCCGTCGCCGCCGCCCGCTGGGCGTTCACCCGGATGTCGATCGACCGCGTGGAGTGGCGCGCGGAGGTGGGCAACCGGTCCTCCCGCGCGGTGGCCGAACGCGCGGGCTTCACCATCGAGGGCACCCTGCGCTCGGCGAT includes:
- a CDS encoding GNAT family N-acetyltransferase gives rise to the protein MEPVTLTTDRLLLRAVGPQDTGAVYAACQDPDIQRWTTIPSPYLPEHARGFTEQMAPDGWANGSMFTFGVFLPSRDLVGMLGITPRSLGVGEIGFWGTKEHRGNGYITEAAVAAARWAFTRMSIDRVEWRAEVGNRSSRAVAERAGFTIEGTLRSAINNKGVLRDCWVGSLLPSDLGLPSTAPYLPGRG